The following are from one region of the Eubacterium sp. MSJ-33 genome:
- a CDS encoding mechanosensitive ion channel family protein, which translates to MEDIKEIEPSKLEEYLNKLGDWALNKGFQLLLAILCMYIGMKLSKLIVKMIRKSFKKSSMEESVASFLLSLIKFTFYAIVFITAASIVGFQVTSLVTILGTASLAIGLALQGSLANFAGGVLILILKPFRVGDYIIENDKQCEGMVVSIDIFYTKLQTYDNRIVVIPNGNITSHSIVNVTAAGTRKLDIAVGVAYNSDLKKVKDTLYQVVTENQYYDKTKEVDVFVDSFGDSSIKMGVRCMVATENYWKAKWEIQEAIKYAFDAQGIEIPFDQMEVTLKNKDV; encoded by the coding sequence TTGGAAGACATCAAGGAGATTGAACCGTCTAAGCTTGAAGAATATCTCAATAAGCTTGGAGACTGGGCATTAAACAAAGGGTTTCAGCTATTGCTTGCAATCCTGTGCATGTATATTGGGATGAAGCTGTCGAAGCTGATCGTGAAGATGATACGCAAATCCTTCAAAAAATCAAGCATGGAGGAAAGTGTTGCATCATTTCTGCTGTCACTGATTAAATTCACATTTTATGCCATTGTATTTATTACGGCTGCGTCTATTGTCGGATTCCAGGTAACATCGTTAGTCACGATTCTTGGTACCGCCAGTCTGGCAATCGGTCTTGCACTGCAGGGCAGTCTGGCAAACTTCGCAGGTGGCGTCCTGATACTTATATTGAAACCGTTTCGAGTCGGCGATTACATCATCGAGAATGACAAGCAGTGTGAAGGTATGGTTGTGTCAATTGACATCTTCTATACGAAGCTGCAGACGTATGACAACCGGATTGTTGTGATTCCGAACGGAAATATTACGTCTCATTCGATTGTCAATGTGACAGCGGCAGGAACAAGAAAACTGGATATCGCGGTCGGCGTAGCCTATAATTCGGATTTGAAGAAAGTAAAGGATACATTGTATCAGGTTGTGACGGAAAACCAGTATTATGATAAGACGAAGGAAGTTGATGTGTTTGTGGATTCCTTCGGAGATAGTAGTATCAAGATGGGTGTCCGTTGTATGGTAGCGACAGAAAATTATTGGAAGGCAAAATGGGAGATCCAGGAAGCCATTAAGTATGCATTTGATGCGCAGGGTATTGAGATTCCGTTTGACCAGATGGAAGTGACCTTGAAGAATAAGGATGTATAG
- the glgB gene encoding 1,4-alpha-glucan branching protein GlgB encodes MSKRKAVFAINWMEVDALVQGIHNNPHHILGMHECIDDLYINAYLPGAKVVNAIEVSTRKKYTLVSERVPGFFSVVIKDKKPFEYKLNVRFDNGDEVTYFDPYVFEPVIDPIDISLFNEGKHYSIYEKMGAHPMTVDGVEGVLFAVWAPNADRVSVVGNFNNWDGRRHPMRKLDYSGIYELFIPGKLVGEIYKYEIKAKSGQVFMKSDPYAFSNEVRPANASRIVDISYKWKDTAWMEKRETKDTDAQPMAIYEMHLGSWKRPTDGREFYNYRDIASLLADYLLMMNYNYVELMPIMEHPYDPSWGYQVTGYYAPTSRYGSPADFMYFVDYLHSKGIGVILDWVPAHFPKDEHGLGRFDGTALYEHEDPRRGEHPHWGTYIYNYGRNEVRNFLVANALYWAEKYHIDGIRIDAVASMLYLDYGRGDGEWLPNIYGGNENLEAIDFIKEVNSKMHELHKGVIMIAEESTAWPMMTHPVEAGGLGFDYKWNMGWMNDFLNYMKLDPLYRKYHHNDLTFSMVYAYSEKFILVLSHDEVVHEKGSMIAKMPGGYEDKFSNLRVAYGYMMTHPGKKLLFMGQEIAQFAEFNENAEVDWSLFEFDAHVFMQGYVKELNELYKTEPALYELDSSPEGFTWINCNSANTSLLSYVRKGKKESDTLLIICNFTPMEHKAYKLATPSGGRWQEIFSSDNSRYGGEGRNNKTVKQAKKAECDGQEHYISVTVPPLSISVFKKKIGK; translated from the coding sequence ATGTCCAAAAGAAAGGCAGTTTTTGCTATAAACTGGATGGAAGTCGATGCTTTGGTCCAGGGTATTCACAACAACCCACATCATATTCTTGGTATGCATGAGTGTATTGATGATTTGTATATCAATGCATATCTGCCGGGTGCAAAGGTTGTAAATGCCATTGAAGTGTCCACAAGAAAGAAGTACACACTTGTATCGGAGCGTGTGCCGGGATTTTTCTCTGTGGTAATTAAAGATAAGAAACCGTTTGAATATAAATTAAACGTCCGGTTTGACAACGGTGACGAAGTGACATACTTTGATCCGTATGTGTTTGAACCGGTGATTGATCCGATTGATATCAGTTTGTTCAACGAGGGAAAACATTACAGCATCTATGAAAAGATGGGTGCACATCCAATGACCGTCGATGGCGTGGAAGGTGTGCTCTTTGCTGTATGGGCACCGAACGCAGACCGTGTATCGGTGGTTGGTAATTTCAACAACTGGGATGGCAGACGACATCCGATGCGGAAACTGGATTATTCCGGTATTTATGAGTTGTTTATCCCGGGTAAGCTCGTTGGTGAGATCTACAAGTATGAGATTAAGGCAAAGTCCGGACAGGTATTCATGAAGAGTGATCCGTATGCGTTCAGCAACGAGGTCCGTCCGGCAAATGCATCCCGTATCGTGGATATTTCCTATAAGTGGAAAGATACCGCATGGATGGAGAAGCGGGAGACGAAAGATACAGACGCACAGCCGATGGCAATCTATGAGATGCATCTTGGCTCCTGGAAGCGCCCGACCGATGGCAGAGAGTTTTATAATTACCGCGATATTGCAAGCCTGCTTGCAGATTATCTGTTGATGATGAATTATAATTATGTTGAGCTGATGCCAATCATGGAGCATCCGTATGATCCGTCCTGGGGATATCAGGTAACCGGATATTATGCACCGACATCCCGTTATGGTTCGCCGGCAGACTTCATGTATTTTGTGGATTATCTGCACAGCAAGGGAATCGGCGTGATTTTAGACTGGGTACCGGCACATTTCCCGAAGGACGAGCATGGACTTGGCAGATTTGACGGTACAGCACTGTATGAGCATGAGGACCCACGGCGTGGCGAACACCCACACTGGGGTACGTATATATACAATTACGGACGCAATGAAGTTCGGAATTTCTTAGTTGCAAATGCACTTTACTGGGCTGAAAAATATCATATCGATGGTATCCGCATTGACGCGGTCGCATCGATGCTGTATCTCGATTATGGACGCGGCGATGGTGAGTGGCTGCCGAACATCTATGGAGGTAATGAGAATCTCGAAGCAATTGATTTCATTAAGGAAGTCAATAGTAAGATGCATGAGCTGCACAAGGGTGTTATCATGATTGCGGAGGAGTCAACGGCATGGCCGATGATGACGCATCCGGTTGAGGCTGGCGGACTTGGATTTGATTACAAGTGGAATATGGGCTGGATGAATGATTTCCTGAACTATATGAAGCTTGATCCGTTGTACCGCAAATATCATCACAACGATTTGACGTTCAGTATGGTATATGCATACAGTGAGAAATTTATTCTCGTACTTTCCCATGACGAGGTTGTTCATGAGAAAGGATCTATGATTGCGAAGATGCCGGGAGGATACGAAGATAAATTCTCGAATCTGCGTGTAGCATATGGGTATATGATGACACATCCGGGTAAGAAGCTTCTGTTTATGGGACAGGAGATTGCACAGTTTGCAGAGTTCAACGAGAATGCAGAAGTAGACTGGTCACTGTTCGAGTTTGATGCACATGTATTTATGCAGGGGTATGTCAAGGAATTAAATGAGCTTTATAAGACAGAACCGGCACTGTATGAACTCGATTCTTCTCCGGAAGGATTCACATGGATCAACTGTAATAGTGCAAATACAAGCCTTCTTTCTTATGTTAGAAAAGGTAAGAAGGAGAGCGATACGCTTTTGATCATCTGTAACTTCACACCGATGGAACACAAGGCATATAAGCTTGCTACTCCATCCGGCGGAAGATGGCAGGAGATTTTCTCCAGCGATAACAGCCGTTATGGTGGCGAGGGCAGAAATAACAAGACAGTGAAACAGGCGAAGAAAGCAGAGTGTGACGGACAGGAACATTATATATCCGTTACCGTACCACCCCTTTCTATCAGCGTATTTAAAAAGAAAATCGGCAAATAA
- a CDS encoding DUF1015 domain-containing protein, which translates to MAIIKPFKAYRPRKEIVSEVAALPYDVYNREEAKKAVEEKPLSFLRIDRAETAFDDSVDIYAPCVYEKAKQLLDSMIERGDYVEDTVPMYYLYELVMDGRAQTGIVACASIEDYESGVIMKHENTREDKEIDRITHVDTCNAQTGPIFLAYRAQTVIDAIVEKIKARPAENDFVSEDGITHRVWLVTDAADIVAIEHAFSEMSQIYIADGHHRAASAVKVGIKRRNANPNHTGEEEYNFFLSVLFPHDQLKILPYNRVVRDLNGYTAETFMEKIKADFEVEPVADAYQPEEKATFGMYLDGAWYKLRAKSHILSEDPVDGLDVSILQDYLLAPVLGIEDPRTDKRIDFIGGIRGLAELERRANSDMKLAFSMYPTSIEELFAVADAKRLMPPKSTWFEPKLRSGIFIHKL; encoded by the coding sequence ATGGCAATTATTAAACCTTTTAAAGCGTATAGACCGAGAAAAGAAATTGTCAGTGAAGTTGCAGCGTTGCCATATGATGTATATAACCGGGAAGAAGCAAAAAAAGCAGTGGAGGAAAAACCTTTATCATTCCTGCGTATTGACCGTGCGGAGACAGCGTTTGATGACAGTGTGGATATTTATGCACCGTGCGTATATGAGAAAGCAAAGCAATTGCTGGATAGCATGATTGAGCGTGGTGATTACGTGGAAGATACGGTCCCGATGTATTATTTATATGAGTTGGTGATGGATGGAAGAGCACAGACCGGAATTGTGGCATGTGCGTCCATCGAGGATTATGAATCCGGGGTTATCATGAAACATGAGAATACACGGGAAGATAAGGAAATTGATCGTATCACACATGTGGATACATGCAATGCGCAGACGGGTCCGATTTTTCTTGCATACCGTGCACAGACGGTGATTGATGCAATTGTGGAAAAGATCAAGGCTCGTCCGGCAGAGAATGATTTTGTCTCTGAGGATGGAATCACACATCGCGTGTGGCTGGTGACAGACGCAGCAGATATCGTGGCAATTGAGCATGCATTTTCTGAGATGTCACAGATTTATATTGCGGATGGACATCACAGGGCGGCATCGGCGGTAAAGGTTGGAATCAAGCGCAGAAATGCAAATCCAAATCATACCGGAGAGGAAGAATACAATTTTTTCCTGTCGGTTCTGTTTCCACATGACCAGTTGAAGATTTTGCCATATAACCGTGTCGTACGCGACTTAAACGGCTATACAGCAGAGACATTTATGGAGAAAATCAAGGCAGATTTTGAGGTGGAGCCGGTTGCTGATGCGTATCAGCCAGAGGAAAAAGCAACATTTGGCATGTATCTCGATGGTGCATGGTATAAATTACGTGCCAAGTCACACATACTATCCGAAGATCCGGTCGATGGTCTGGATGTCTCAATCTTACAGGATTATCTGCTGGCGCCGGTGCTAGGAATCGAAGATCCGAGAACAGATAAAAGAATCGATTTTATCGGAGGAATCCGCGGCCTTGCAGAGTTGGAACGACGCGCAAACAGCGATATGAAACTGGCATTTTCGATGTATCCGACATCCATCGAAGAGCTTTTTGCAGTAGCTGATGCGAAGCGGTTGATGCCGCCGAAGTCAACATGGTTTGAACCAAAGCTAAGAAGTGGAATCTTCATTCATAAATTGTAG
- a CDS encoding AAA family ATPase, translated as MKKLILVTSPPACGKTFISRKLAKALPNCVYLDKDTLIVLSKQIFKVAGEEYNRSSDFFQREIRDYEYYAVLDFAFEALEYNDTVLINAPFTDEIRDNEYLDNLRAKLKEKDAELFVVWVHTDVEVCHERMIKRASDRDAWKLAHWDEYIATQNFKQPDNIPELFVFNNSSEEDYKKSIDAAVKAIRG; from the coding sequence ATGAAGAAATTGATTTTAGTAACTTCACCACCTGCTTGCGGCAAGACATTTATTTCACGTAAGCTAGCAAAAGCACTTCCAAACTGCGTATATCTCGACAAGGATACATTAATTGTATTGTCTAAGCAGATTTTCAAGGTTGCTGGAGAAGAGTACAACCGTTCATCTGATTTCTTCCAGAGAGAGATTCGTGATTACGAGTATTATGCTGTTCTTGATTTTGCATTTGAAGCATTGGAGTACAATGATACTGTTTTAATTAATGCACCGTTTACAGACGAGATTCGTGATAACGAATATCTTGACAATCTTCGTGCAAAGTTAAAGGAAAAAGATGCAGAATTATTCGTAGTATGGGTACATACAGATGTGGAAGTATGCCATGAGCGTATGATTAAGCGTGCGTCTGACCGTGATGCATGGAAGCTTGCTCATTGGGATGAATATATCGCAACACAGAACTTTAAACAGCCGGATAATATTCCTGAGTTGTTTGTGTTCAACAATTCTTCCGAGGAAGATTACAAGAAGTCTATCGATGCAGCAGTGAAGGCAATCCGCGGATAA
- the asd gene encoding aspartate-semialdehyde dehydrogenase produces the protein MSDKLKVGILGATGMVGQRFISLLENHPWFEVVTVAASPRSAGKTYEEAVGDRWKMDTPMPEAVKKLIVHNVNEVEEVASTVDFVFSAVDMSKDEIKAIEDAYAKTETPVVSNNSAHRWTPDVPMVVPEINPEHMKVIEFQKKRLGTTRGFVAVKPNCSIQSYAPVLTAWKEFEPYEVVATTYQAISGAGKTFKDWPEMVGNIIPFIGGEEEKSEKEPLRIWGHIDEEKGEIVPATSPIITCQCIRVPVLNGHTAAVFVKFKKNPTKEQLIEKLESYKGVPQELGLPSAPKQFIRYMEEDNRPQVTLDVDYENGMGISVGRIREDSVYDWKFVGLSHNTVRGAAGGAVLCAELLKAQGYITKK, from the coding sequence ATGAGTGATAAGTTAAAGGTAGGTATTCTTGGCGCAACCGGTATGGTTGGACAGAGATTTATTTCACTTCTTGAGAACCATCCATGGTTTGAGGTTGTGACAGTTGCAGCCAGCCCACGTAGTGCAGGCAAGACTTACGAAGAGGCAGTTGGTGATCGTTGGAAGATGGATACACCGATGCCGGAAGCTGTTAAGAAGCTGATCGTACACAATGTAAACGAAGTAGAAGAGGTTGCTTCTACCGTTGATTTCGTATTCAGTGCGGTTGATATGTCCAAGGACGAGATCAAGGCAATCGAGGATGCATATGCGAAGACAGAGACACCGGTTGTCTCAAACAACAGCGCTCACCGCTGGACTCCGGACGTACCGATGGTAGTTCCTGAAATCAACCCGGAGCATATGAAGGTCATCGAGTTCCAGAAGAAACGTCTTGGTACAACCAGAGGTTTCGTAGCAGTAAAGCCGAACTGCTCCATCCAGTCTTACGCACCGGTGCTTACCGCATGGAAGGAATTTGAACCATATGAGGTTGTTGCAACAACCTATCAGGCAATCTCCGGAGCAGGAAAGACATTCAAGGACTGGCCGGAAATGGTTGGAAATATTATTCCATTTATCGGTGGCGAGGAAGAAAAATCTGAGAAAGAACCACTTCGCATCTGGGGACATATTGATGAGGAGAAGGGTGAAATCGTTCCTGCGACAAGCCCGATCATCACATGCCAGTGTATCCGTGTACCGGTATTGAACGGACATACAGCAGCCGTATTTGTAAAGTTCAAGAAGAACCCAACGAAGGAACAGCTGATCGAGAAGCTGGAGTCTTACAAGGGCGTTCCGCAGGAACTTGGACTTCCGAGTGCTCCGAAGCAGTTCATCCGTTATATGGAAGAGGATAACCGTCCACAGGTTACTCTGGATGTAGATTATGAGAATGGCATGGGTATTTCTGTTGGACGTATCCGTGAGGATTCTGTTTATGACTGGAAGTTTGTCGGACTTTCCCACAACACGGTTCGGGGCGCCGCAGGTGGTGCTGTGTTATGTGCAGAGCTTCTCAAGGCACAGGGATATATCACAAAGAAATAA
- a CDS encoding phosphoglycerate dehydrogenase, protein MAKINCLNPIAACGMDLFNDTYEVVDDFAAADAVLVRSAAMHDLELSDNLLAIARAGAGVNNIPLDKCADKGIVVFNTPGANANGVKELVIAGLLLASRDLMGGYNWVKENASDENIAKTVEKQKKHYAGCEIMGKKLGVIGLGAIGAKVANIAFRLGMEVYGYDPYVSVDAAWRLSSHVKHIKNVEDIYKECDYITVHVPALDSTKGMINKDAFAMMKDGVKVLNFARDILVNDDDMIEALASGKVAKYVTDFPNAKIAGVDNVITLPHLGASTEESEDNCAVMAVKEIVDFVENGNIKNSVNYPACDAGKCSEAARVCVCHKNIPNMITQFTGAFASKGINVSDMVSKSKGDYAYSVFDISEKADEDTVKSISSIDGVLKVRVIQ, encoded by the coding sequence ATGGCTAAGATTAATTGCTTGAATCCGATCGCAGCCTGTGGTATGGATTTGTTCAATGATACATATGAAGTAGTAGATGATTTTGCAGCAGCAGACGCGGTACTTGTCAGAAGTGCAGCGATGCATGATTTAGAGCTTTCCGATAATCTGCTTGCAATTGCACGTGCAGGTGCAGGTGTCAACAACATCCCGCTTGACAAGTGCGCAGATAAGGGAATCGTTGTATTCAACACACCGGGCGCCAATGCAAACGGTGTAAAGGAACTTGTGATCGCAGGACTTTTGCTCGCATCCAGAGATCTGATGGGTGGTTATAACTGGGTAAAGGAGAATGCATCGGATGAGAATATTGCTAAGACAGTCGAGAAGCAGAAGAAACACTATGCCGGCTGTGAGATCATGGGTAAGAAGCTCGGAGTTATCGGTCTTGGTGCGATCGGTGCCAAGGTCGCAAACATTGCTTTCCGACTTGGTATGGAAGTATATGGCTATGATCCATATGTCTCTGTCGATGCAGCATGGAGACTTTCAAGCCATGTAAAACACATCAAGAATGTTGAAGATATTTACAAAGAGTGTGATTACATTACTGTACATGTACCGGCCCTTGATTCTACGAAGGGCATGATCAATAAGGATGCATTTGCCATGATGAAGGATGGCGTGAAGGTCCTGAACTTTGCAAGAGATATTCTTGTAAATGACGACGACATGATTGAGGCACTTGCAAGCGGAAAGGTTGCAAAGTATGTAACAGATTTCCCAAATGCGAAGATTGCCGGAGTTGATAACGTAATTACATTGCCACACCTTGGCGCATCGACAGAGGAATCCGAAGACAACTGCGCAGTGATGGCAGTGAAGGAAATCGTGGATTTCGTTGAGAATGGTAACATCAAAAATTCCGTAAACTATCCGGCTTGCGATGCCGGCAAGTGTTCGGAAGCAGCAAGAGTTTGTGTATGTCACAAGAATATTCCGAATATGATCACGCAGTTTACTGGTGCATTTGCTTCCAAGGGTATCAATGTGTCTGACATGGTAAGCAAGTCGAAAGGTGATTATGCTTACTCGGTATTTGATATTTCTGAGAAGGCAGATGAAGATACTGTAAAGTCTATTTCAAGTATCGATGGCGTATTGAAAGTACGTGTAATTCAGTAA
- the serC gene encoding 3-phosphoserine/phosphohydroxythreonine transaminase yields the protein MARVFNFSAGPSVLPEVVLKQAADEMLDYKGSGMSVMEMSHRSKVYDNIIKEAEKDLRDLMDIPDNYKVLFLQGGASQQFAAIPMNLMKNGVADYIITGQWAKKASEEAKKYGKVNIVASSADKTFSYIPDCSDLPISEDADYVYICHNNTIYGTTYKKLPNTKGKILVADMSSDILSQPVNVSDYGLIYFGVQKNVGPAGVVVVIIREDLIRDDVPTYCPTMLKYKTQADNDSLYNTPPCYGIYICGLVFKWVKEMGGLSAMKIHNEKKAAILYDFLDSSKMFRGTVVKEDRSLMNVPFVTGDEELDAKFVKEATAAGFVNLKGHRTVGGMRASIYNAMPIEGVEKLVAFMKDFEEKNS from the coding sequence ATGGCAAGAGTATTTAACTTTTCAGCAGGTCCTTCCGTATTACCGGAAGTAGTGTTGAAGCAGGCAGCAGATGAGATGCTGGATTACAAAGGTTCCGGCATGAGCGTAATGGAGATGAGTCATCGCTCGAAAGTGTATGATAACATCATCAAAGAAGCAGAAAAAGACCTTCGTGATCTGATGGATATTCCGGATAATTACAAGGTATTGTTCCTGCAGGGCGGCGCATCACAGCAGTTTGCAGCAATTCCTATGAACCTGATGAAAAACGGTGTCGCTGACTATATTATTACCGGTCAGTGGGCAAAGAAGGCAAGCGAAGAAGCAAAAAAGTACGGAAAGGTAAATATTGTTGCATCGTCAGCTGACAAGACCTTCAGCTATATTCCGGATTGCTCTGACCTTCCGATTTCTGAGGATGCAGATTATGTGTATATCTGCCATAACAATACAATTTACGGAACTACTTACAAGAAGCTTCCAAACACAAAGGGCAAGATCCTTGTTGCTGATATGTCTTCCGATATTCTGTCACAGCCAGTCAATGTGTCTGACTATGGACTGATCTACTTTGGAGTACAGAAGAACGTAGGACCGGCTGGTGTCGTTGTTGTAATCATCCGTGAGGATCTGATCCGTGATGATGTTCCAACTTACTGCCCGACCATGCTTAAGTACAAGACACAGGCAGATAACGACAGCTTATACAACACACCTCCATGCTACGGTATTTACATCTGTGGTCTGGTGTTCAAGTGGGTAAAAGAAATGGGTGGACTTTCCGCTATGAAGATTCACAACGAGAAGAAGGCAGCTATCCTGTATGATTTCCTGGATTCTTCTAAGATGTTCCGCGGAACTGTTGTGAAGGAAGATCGTTCCCTGATGAATGTTCCGTTCGTAACTGGCGACGAAGAACTTGATGCCAAGTTCGTAAAGGAAGCAACAGCCGCAGGTTTTGTAAATCTGAAGGGACACAGAACAGTCGGTGGTATGCGTGCAAGTATCTACAACGCAATGCCAATCGAGGGTGTTGAGAAGTTAGTTGCATTCATGAAGGACTTCGAGGAGAAGAACTCATAA